A single genomic interval of Dysidea avara chromosome 8, odDysAvar1.4, whole genome shotgun sequence harbors:
- the LOC136264691 gene encoding uncharacterized protein: MKGLFTLCVLFALYWAGNSEVVDLDSSNFDQYVNGDKAAFVEFYAPWCGHCKNLAPAYEEVGKAFENVDDVLVAKVDADGQRDLGSRFGVKGFPTLKFFPKGSTDPEDYSGGRTADDIIKYINEKTGGRGRINKPPSDVTDLDVGNFDSIVMDADKDVLVEFYAPWCGHCKKLAPVYEQLGQTYKDEPSCVVARVDADGNRDLATRYGVSGYPTIKFFPKDNKDGVDYSGGRSLDDFIKYLNEKCGTDRVAGGKLSAKAGLVDDMQNFVEKFKSEEDGRENVISEAEKTAESLDNSFASYYVKVMKKVVDKGNDFVKTEIERLGRMLSGDLSAKKSDEFTKRRNILKKFEL, from the exons ATGAAGGGATTGTTCACGTTATGTGTACTATTCGCCTTGTACTGGGCGGGAAACAGTGAGGTGGTCGACCTAGACAGCTCCAACTTTGACCAG TACGTTAACGGAGACAAGGCAGCATTCGTGGAGTTCTACGCGCCTT GGTGTGGCCACTGCAAGAACTTGGCTCCAGCTTACGAAGAAGTCGGGAAAGCATTTGAAAATGTTGACGATGTCCTTGTTGCTAAAGTTGATGCAGATGGCCAGAGAGACTTAGGCAGCAGATTTGGTGTTAAAGGATTTCCCACACTGAAGTTCTTCCCTAAAGGAAGCACTGACCCAGAAGA TTATTCTGGAGGCCGAACAGCTGATGATATTATCAAGTACATCAATGAAAAAACTGGTGGTCGTGGAAGAATCAACAAACCTCCGAGTGATGTGACCGATCTTGATGTTGGGAACTTTGATAGTATTGTCATGGATGCTGACAAGGATGTACTAGTGGAGTTCTATGCCCCAT ggtgtggtcactgtaaGAAGCTGGCTCCAGTTTACGAGCAGTTGGGACAGACATACAAGGATGAGCCAAGCTGTGTGGTTGCTAGGGTGGATGCTGATGGTAACAGGGACCTAGCAACAAG ATATGGTGTTAGTGGCTACCCTACCATCAAGTTCTTCCCTAAAGACAACAAGGATGGGGTTGAT TATTCAGGTGGTCGTAGCTTAGATGACTTCATCAAATACCTCAATGAGAAATGTGGTACAGATAGGGTAGCTGGAGGGAAGCTCAGCGCCAAG GCTGGACTAGTAGATGACATGCAGAACTTTGTGGAGAAGTTTAAGAGTGAAGAA GATGGTCGAGAAAATGTTATTAGTGAAGCAGAGAAGACGGCTGAGTCACTGGACAACAG TTTTGCCAGTTACTACGTCAAGGTGATGAAGAAGGTTGTGGATAAAGGAAATGATTTTGTCAAGACAGAAATTGAGCGTCTTGGTCGGATGTTATCAGGTGATCTCAGTGCCAAGAAAAGTGACGAGTTTACCAAACGACGAAACATCCTCAAGAAATTTGAACTGTAG